In one window of Bombus fervidus isolate BK054 chromosome 4, iyBomFerv1, whole genome shotgun sequence DNA:
- the LOC139986983 gene encoding uncharacterized protein isoform X2 gives MQSQSACDCYCKTRVPIARQREEIQYARSGIRGSRSSVRRTETARSARKVTLAAAKEVDDEQLDSKRSSAILSDSPVLSPETTAILENVEKLVKDAQIQMKEISMSARCGRLQKCTDVEPDESAFDDENDQLLYIRERVAYKFQEANGWIDAGSSDHRPGREQRDAIKAKRAIDLTAPKFQISDDRYEEFSRRRKRYVQRLSSSCPAPEDDERGDEDRITRPPPEDTRRDDKRANAFSVRMGPSVNIKGDLVTQSLASIRISPDPSFVQESRNVATYVVRRDFRGKDGSPRKREKVVRIAEDGESRTKGKSKRASWKDRVESGDGSDAARVPRKSDRVAAERSCDSLAKDEKLNDKLDEKLDDKWDEKLGDARETTAKDLESEGNLESTDRDDEVALKENFGETIEDISNDEPESEIIEERTDDSAMKISARGNQKQVRFDERISERKESPEEEIAEDGSPPRAKNHESRVESQNTEGADAICEENSKTSLTFVERLQSRRASNDQPERFKGSSRKLQTNDEQVPLSSKEVEEKHKTNKRRHREVCEKRRTEEDERYEAMDKRFANIVQKYCNGDEKQRGNYAEDNVSSSSAIFTEDSEESDDLCNLYEPSMDELDQVLLSYDKIIESVVRSTKTIDRFLSRPELDEYRAQDTTREKPDGKYTADLVAINSAKIATLETDGAENLSKQRTLADRFHSRAKHSAVSKVKKNSTIRPEKFAKRNTAIELENCEFDQSAEMEVEERRDRTKSTIEDRRLLTRNKANVNEEWELDRIERTKATTCLKSSVSTRNENGSRRRCIAPKVSDKFTARIFPTNSRTKDRPALRRRTPNEETTGSSEDNSRNCETTTGTNEPRDIFPRRTRLFRIVNDSSSLTASSIWPQSSSTDTKSANDTKMSQETWRSATIKDESRDERATILRINALELKEGEVQGGNFDDTTLRNIARPAVLKNVEAEERIEENLMARALREETRFVEDKIKNMLKVNEIVPLMAKSLLEGLKNDEASRGNLQSLVSGKSSIYNAASNNIRMVGATKSGDESEKRDSQLEHARVETNSNEEIIEKDISMKDKSERDDAVLNESILNTEDRSSLKCNVDISRNENSADKIDRDIGLAEDVKISDGIDNTKKDPEKNDENSISKKDANSRMEVSEKENKISTITASNIIHEPTRSKECHVAETLGDNLPRNIDERTNLRNNEAVVKDIKETSVKTNDDEDAKRDDLETWNERSVSSNDTVDELKKEKSVELCSMENPGKNEQFDNNNISQGLSSDSLRDCASLRSSSRNLSKTSSNNTKLSQEANEFKQMETNNAIVDKISSINNSHFDSLLEKKNILSDVYDGVDKKFFSSTCLDANTNYSSLLNQRQRLSNGTSTISTIESNKMEISSDTSHSEGELYMPSSGSYSLGEVRMLTKIRSDGENTDDFDNNVAIFVTKEMLASWNESSKSLIQSMGEI, from the exons AGAACCAGACGAATCGGCGTTCGACGACGAGAACGATCAACTCTTGTACATCCGTGAGCGAGTGGCCTACAAGTTTCAAGAAGCGAACGGCTGGATCGACGCGGGATCCAGCGATCATCGACCTGGTCGCGAGCAACGCGACGCGATCAAAGCCAAGAGGGCGATCGACCTAACGGCGcccaaatttcaaatttccgaCGATCGTTACGAGGAATTCTCGCGACGAAGGAAGCGCTACGTTCAAAGACTTTCCTCTTCGTGTCCCGCGCCCGAGGACGACGAGCGCGGAGACGAAGATCGTATTACACGTCCTCCGCCAGAGGACACGCGGAGAGACGACAAGAGAGCGAACGCGTTCTCTGTGCGGATGGGTCCTTCGGTGAATATCAAAGGTGACCTGGTCACCCAAAGCTTGGCAAGCATTCGCATCTCACCGGATCCGTCGTTCGTGCAAGAAAGTCGCAACGTCGCAACTTACGTGGTTCGTCGTGACTTTCGCGGCAAGGACGGCTCTCCGAGGAAGAGGGAGAAAGTCGTAAGAATAGCGGAGGACGGTGAAAGTAGGACGAAGGGGAAATCGAAGAGAGCAAGTTGGAAAGACCGTGTGGAAAGTGGCGATGGATCGGACGCGGCGCGCGTTCCTAGAAAATCGGATAGAGTTGCGGCAGAGAGGTCCTGCGATAGTTTGGCGAAGGACGAAAAATTGAACGATAAACTGGACGAAAAATTGGACGATAAATGGGACGAAAAATTGGGAGATGCGCGCGAAACGACGGCGAAGGATCTCGAGAGCGAGGGAAACCTAGAGTCGACGGATCGCGACGACGAGGTCGCGTTGAAGGAGAATTTTGGAGAAACGATCGAGGACATTTCGAACGACGAACCCGAGAGTGAAATTATCGAGGAAAGGACGGACGATTCTGCGATGAAAATATCGGCGAGGGGCAACCAGAAGCAAGTGAGATTCGACGAGCGAATCTCGGAGAGGAAGGAATCCCCTGAAGAGGAAATAGCGGAGGACGGGAGTCCGCCGCGAGCGAAAAATCACGAAAGTCGCGTGGAGTCGCAAAATACGGAAGGAGCAGATGCAATTTGCGAGGAGAATTCGAAAACATCGTTGACGTTCGTCGAACGTTTGCAAAGCCGCCGAGCTTCGAACGATCAACCTGAACGATTCAAAGGCTCTTCGAGGAAACTTCAAACGAACGACGAGCAGGTTCCCTTATCGAGCAAGGAAGTGGAAGAAAAGCACAAGACCAATAAAAGAAGACACAGGGAGGTTTGCGAGAAGCGAAGAACGGAGGAGGATGAGCGCTATGAGGCGATGGATAAACGTTTCGCAAACATCgttcaaaaatattgcaacgGAGACGAGAAACAGCGAGGAAACTACGCGGAGGACAACGTTTCTTCGTCGAGCGCGATCTTCACGGAAGATAGCGAGGAATCGGACGATCTTTGCAATTTGTACGAACCTTCCATGGACGAACTGGACCAGGTGTTGCTTTCGTACGATAAGATAATCGAGAGCGTCGTTCGATCGACGAAAACGATAGACAGGTTTCTTTCGCGACCGGAGCTCGACGAATATCGCGCGCAAGATACGACGAGAGAAAAACCCGACGGGAAATATACCGCTGATCTGGTTGCGATAAACAGCGCGAAGATCGCAACGCTGGAAACCGATGGAGCGGAAAATTTATCCAAACAAAGAACGCTGGCTGATCGGTTTCACTCGCGCGCTAAACACAGCGCGGTATCAAAAGTAAAGAAGAACTCGACGATTAGGCCGGAGAAGTTTGCAAAGCGGAATACAGCGATTGAATTGGAAAATTGCGAATTTGATCAGAGTGCAGAGATGGAGGTGGAAGAACGTCGAGATCGGACGAAATCGACGATCGAAGATCGACGGTTGCTAACGAGAAATAAAGCGAACGTGAACGAAGAGTGGGAGCTTGATAGGATCGAGCGAACGAAAGCTACAACGTGTTTAAAGTCGTCTGTATCGACGAGAAATGAGAATGGTTCGAGGAGAAGGTGTATCGCGCCGAAAGTCTCGGACAAATTTACGGCGCGAATTTTCCCAACGAACTCGAGGACGAAGGATCGACCGGCCCTTCGGAGGAGAACGCCGAACGAAGAAACCACCGGCTCGAGCGAAGATAACAGCAGGAATTGCGAAACGACGACCGGTACCAACGAGCCGAGAGACATTTTTCCTCGTAGAACGCGTTTATTTCGAATCGTGAACGATAGCTCGAGCTTAACCGCCTCTTCGATTTGGCCGCAGTCTTCGAGTACGGATACGAAGAGCGCGAACGATACGAAAATGTCGCAAGAGACGTGGAGGTCGGCGACGATCAAAGACGAGTCTCGCGATGAGAGGGCGACGATTCTCAGGATAAACGCGCTGGAGTTGAAGGAAGGAGAGGTTCAGGGAGGTAACTTCGATGATACGACGTTGCGGAACATCGCTCGCCCCGCTGtcttaaaaaatgttgaagcGGAAGAGAGGATCGAGGAAAACTTGATGGCGCGCGCTCTTCGAGAAGAAACGCGCTTCgtagaagataaaataaagaacatGCTGAAGGTAAACGAGATAGTGCCTCTGATGGCGAAGAGCTTGTTGGAGGGTTTGAAGAACGACGAGGCCAGTCGTGGAAACCTGCAGTCGCTAGTTTCTGGCAAATCGTCGATATACAACGCGGCTTCGAACAACATTCGTATGGTCGGAGCGACGAAATCGGGCGACGAATCTGAGAAACGAGATTCGCAATTGGAACATGCGCGGGTTGAAACTAACTCGAACGAAGAAATTatcgaaaaagatatttcgatGAAGGATAAATCTGAACGCGACGACGCTGTTCTTAACGAGTCGATTCTTAATACCGAGGACCGATCGTCTTTAAAATGTAACGTTGATATATCGAGAAACGAAAATTCTGCAGATAAAATAGACCGCGATATCGGATTGGCGGAGGATGTTAAAATAAGCGATGGAATTGATAATACGAAAAAGGATCCCGAAAAGAACGACGAGAATAGTATCTCGAAGAAGGATGCGAACTCGCGGATGGAAGTAAGCgagaaggaaaataaaatctcTACGATAACCGCGTCTAATATTATTCACGAACCAACCAGGAGCAAGGAATGCCACGTTGCTGAAACTTTAGGAGATAATCTGCCGCGAAATATCGATGAAAGAACGAATTTACGCAACAACGAGGCAGTTGTAAAGGATATTAAGGAAACCTCGGTGAAAACGAACGATGACGAAGATGCGAAGCGCGATGACCTTGAAACTTGGAATGAAAGATCAGTATCTTCGAACGATACGGTTGATGaattgaaaaaagagaaatctgTAGAATTGTGTTCGATGGAAAATCCAGGGAAAAACGAAcagtttgataataataatatctcgCAGGGTTTATCGTCTGATTCTTTGCGCGATTGCGCGTCTCTTCGATCTTCCTCGAGAAACCTTTCGAAAACTTCATCGAATAATACGAAACTTTCACAGGAAGCGAACGAATTTAAGCAGATGGAAACGAATAATGCGATTGTTGATAAAATAAGCAGTATAAATAACTCGCATTTCGATAGCTTATTGgagaaaaagaacattttatcCGATGTGTATGACGGAGTGGACAAAAAGTTCTTCTCTTCTACCTGTCTCGATGCCAATACCAATTATTCAAGTTTGCTTAATCAACGGCAGAG GCTTTCTAATGGTACGTCTACGATATCTACGATAGAATCGAACAAG ATGGAAATTTCGTCGGATACTTCACACTCCGAAGGGGAACTATACATGCCAAGTTCCGGTTCGTATTCTCTCGGAGAAGTTCGAATGTTGACAAAGATTCGATCAGATGGCGAAAACACCGATGATTTCGATAATAACGTCGCGATTTTCGTTACGAAAGAGATGTTGGCTTCTTGGAACGAATCTTCGAag tcTCTCATACAGAGCATGggggaaatttaa
- the LOC139986983 gene encoding uncharacterized protein isoform X3, producing the protein MNREPDESAFDDENDQLLYIRERVAYKFQEANGWIDAGSSDHRPGREQRDAIKAKRAIDLTAPKFQISDDRYEEFSRRRKRYVQRLSSSCPAPEDDERGDEDRITRPPPEDTRRDDKRANAFSVRMGPSVNIKGDLVTQSLASIRISPDPSFVQESRNVATYVVRRDFRGKDGSPRKREKVVRIAEDGESRTKGKSKRASWKDRVESGDGSDAARVPRKSDRVAAERSCDSLAKDEKLNDKLDEKLDDKWDEKLGDARETTAKDLESEGNLESTDRDDEVALKENFGETIEDISNDEPESEIIEERTDDSAMKISARGNQKQVRFDERISERKESPEEEIAEDGSPPRAKNHESRVESQNTEGADAICEENSKTSLTFVERLQSRRASNDQPERFKGSSRKLQTNDEQVPLSSKEVEEKHKTNKRRHREVCEKRRTEEDERYEAMDKRFANIVQKYCNGDEKQRGNYAEDNVSSSSAIFTEDSEESDDLCNLYEPSMDELDQVLLSYDKIIESVVRSTKTIDRFLSRPELDEYRAQDTTREKPDGKYTADLVAINSAKIATLETDGAENLSKQRTLADRFHSRAKHSAVSKVKKNSTIRPEKFAKRNTAIELENCEFDQSAEMEVEERRDRTKSTIEDRRLLTRNKANVNEEWELDRIERTKATTCLKSSVSTRNENGSRRRCIAPKVSDKFTARIFPTNSRTKDRPALRRRTPNEETTGSSEDNSRNCETTTGTNEPRDIFPRRTRLFRIVNDSSSLTASSIWPQSSSTDTKSANDTKMSQETWRSATIKDESRDERATILRINALELKEGEVQGGNFDDTTLRNIARPAVLKNVEAEERIEENLMARALREETRFVEDKIKNMLKVNEIVPLMAKSLLEGLKNDEASRGNLQSLVSGKSSIYNAASNNIRMVGATKSGDESEKRDSQLEHARVETNSNEEIIEKDISMKDKSERDDAVLNESILNTEDRSSLKCNVDISRNENSADKIDRDIGLAEDVKISDGIDNTKKDPEKNDENSISKKDANSRMEVSEKENKISTITASNIIHEPTRSKECHVAETLGDNLPRNIDERTNLRNNEAVVKDIKETSVKTNDDEDAKRDDLETWNERSVSSNDTVDELKKEKSVELCSMENPGKNEQFDNNNISQGLSSDSLRDCASLRSSSRNLSKTSSNNTKLSQEANEFKQMETNNAIVDKISSINNSHFDSLLEKKNILSDVYDGVDKKFFSSTCLDANTNYSSLLNQRQRLSNGTSTISTIESNKMEISSDTSHSEGELYMPSSGSYSLGEVRMLTKIRSDGENTDDFDNNVAIFVTKEMLASWNESSKSLIQSMGEI; encoded by the exons AGAACCAGACGAATCGGCGTTCGACGACGAGAACGATCAACTCTTGTACATCCGTGAGCGAGTGGCCTACAAGTTTCAAGAAGCGAACGGCTGGATCGACGCGGGATCCAGCGATCATCGACCTGGTCGCGAGCAACGCGACGCGATCAAAGCCAAGAGGGCGATCGACCTAACGGCGcccaaatttcaaatttccgaCGATCGTTACGAGGAATTCTCGCGACGAAGGAAGCGCTACGTTCAAAGACTTTCCTCTTCGTGTCCCGCGCCCGAGGACGACGAGCGCGGAGACGAAGATCGTATTACACGTCCTCCGCCAGAGGACACGCGGAGAGACGACAAGAGAGCGAACGCGTTCTCTGTGCGGATGGGTCCTTCGGTGAATATCAAAGGTGACCTGGTCACCCAAAGCTTGGCAAGCATTCGCATCTCACCGGATCCGTCGTTCGTGCAAGAAAGTCGCAACGTCGCAACTTACGTGGTTCGTCGTGACTTTCGCGGCAAGGACGGCTCTCCGAGGAAGAGGGAGAAAGTCGTAAGAATAGCGGAGGACGGTGAAAGTAGGACGAAGGGGAAATCGAAGAGAGCAAGTTGGAAAGACCGTGTGGAAAGTGGCGATGGATCGGACGCGGCGCGCGTTCCTAGAAAATCGGATAGAGTTGCGGCAGAGAGGTCCTGCGATAGTTTGGCGAAGGACGAAAAATTGAACGATAAACTGGACGAAAAATTGGACGATAAATGGGACGAAAAATTGGGAGATGCGCGCGAAACGACGGCGAAGGATCTCGAGAGCGAGGGAAACCTAGAGTCGACGGATCGCGACGACGAGGTCGCGTTGAAGGAGAATTTTGGAGAAACGATCGAGGACATTTCGAACGACGAACCCGAGAGTGAAATTATCGAGGAAAGGACGGACGATTCTGCGATGAAAATATCGGCGAGGGGCAACCAGAAGCAAGTGAGATTCGACGAGCGAATCTCGGAGAGGAAGGAATCCCCTGAAGAGGAAATAGCGGAGGACGGGAGTCCGCCGCGAGCGAAAAATCACGAAAGTCGCGTGGAGTCGCAAAATACGGAAGGAGCAGATGCAATTTGCGAGGAGAATTCGAAAACATCGTTGACGTTCGTCGAACGTTTGCAAAGCCGCCGAGCTTCGAACGATCAACCTGAACGATTCAAAGGCTCTTCGAGGAAACTTCAAACGAACGACGAGCAGGTTCCCTTATCGAGCAAGGAAGTGGAAGAAAAGCACAAGACCAATAAAAGAAGACACAGGGAGGTTTGCGAGAAGCGAAGAACGGAGGAGGATGAGCGCTATGAGGCGATGGATAAACGTTTCGCAAACATCgttcaaaaatattgcaacgGAGACGAGAAACAGCGAGGAAACTACGCGGAGGACAACGTTTCTTCGTCGAGCGCGATCTTCACGGAAGATAGCGAGGAATCGGACGATCTTTGCAATTTGTACGAACCTTCCATGGACGAACTGGACCAGGTGTTGCTTTCGTACGATAAGATAATCGAGAGCGTCGTTCGATCGACGAAAACGATAGACAGGTTTCTTTCGCGACCGGAGCTCGACGAATATCGCGCGCAAGATACGACGAGAGAAAAACCCGACGGGAAATATACCGCTGATCTGGTTGCGATAAACAGCGCGAAGATCGCAACGCTGGAAACCGATGGAGCGGAAAATTTATCCAAACAAAGAACGCTGGCTGATCGGTTTCACTCGCGCGCTAAACACAGCGCGGTATCAAAAGTAAAGAAGAACTCGACGATTAGGCCGGAGAAGTTTGCAAAGCGGAATACAGCGATTGAATTGGAAAATTGCGAATTTGATCAGAGTGCAGAGATGGAGGTGGAAGAACGTCGAGATCGGACGAAATCGACGATCGAAGATCGACGGTTGCTAACGAGAAATAAAGCGAACGTGAACGAAGAGTGGGAGCTTGATAGGATCGAGCGAACGAAAGCTACAACGTGTTTAAAGTCGTCTGTATCGACGAGAAATGAGAATGGTTCGAGGAGAAGGTGTATCGCGCCGAAAGTCTCGGACAAATTTACGGCGCGAATTTTCCCAACGAACTCGAGGACGAAGGATCGACCGGCCCTTCGGAGGAGAACGCCGAACGAAGAAACCACCGGCTCGAGCGAAGATAACAGCAGGAATTGCGAAACGACGACCGGTACCAACGAGCCGAGAGACATTTTTCCTCGTAGAACGCGTTTATTTCGAATCGTGAACGATAGCTCGAGCTTAACCGCCTCTTCGATTTGGCCGCAGTCTTCGAGTACGGATACGAAGAGCGCGAACGATACGAAAATGTCGCAAGAGACGTGGAGGTCGGCGACGATCAAAGACGAGTCTCGCGATGAGAGGGCGACGATTCTCAGGATAAACGCGCTGGAGTTGAAGGAAGGAGAGGTTCAGGGAGGTAACTTCGATGATACGACGTTGCGGAACATCGCTCGCCCCGCTGtcttaaaaaatgttgaagcGGAAGAGAGGATCGAGGAAAACTTGATGGCGCGCGCTCTTCGAGAAGAAACGCGCTTCgtagaagataaaataaagaacatGCTGAAGGTAAACGAGATAGTGCCTCTGATGGCGAAGAGCTTGTTGGAGGGTTTGAAGAACGACGAGGCCAGTCGTGGAAACCTGCAGTCGCTAGTTTCTGGCAAATCGTCGATATACAACGCGGCTTCGAACAACATTCGTATGGTCGGAGCGACGAAATCGGGCGACGAATCTGAGAAACGAGATTCGCAATTGGAACATGCGCGGGTTGAAACTAACTCGAACGAAGAAATTatcgaaaaagatatttcgatGAAGGATAAATCTGAACGCGACGACGCTGTTCTTAACGAGTCGATTCTTAATACCGAGGACCGATCGTCTTTAAAATGTAACGTTGATATATCGAGAAACGAAAATTCTGCAGATAAAATAGACCGCGATATCGGATTGGCGGAGGATGTTAAAATAAGCGATGGAATTGATAATACGAAAAAGGATCCCGAAAAGAACGACGAGAATAGTATCTCGAAGAAGGATGCGAACTCGCGGATGGAAGTAAGCgagaaggaaaataaaatctcTACGATAACCGCGTCTAATATTATTCACGAACCAACCAGGAGCAAGGAATGCCACGTTGCTGAAACTTTAGGAGATAATCTGCCGCGAAATATCGATGAAAGAACGAATTTACGCAACAACGAGGCAGTTGTAAAGGATATTAAGGAAACCTCGGTGAAAACGAACGATGACGAAGATGCGAAGCGCGATGACCTTGAAACTTGGAATGAAAGATCAGTATCTTCGAACGATACGGTTGATGaattgaaaaaagagaaatctgTAGAATTGTGTTCGATGGAAAATCCAGGGAAAAACGAAcagtttgataataataatatctcgCAGGGTTTATCGTCTGATTCTTTGCGCGATTGCGCGTCTCTTCGATCTTCCTCGAGAAACCTTTCGAAAACTTCATCGAATAATACGAAACTTTCACAGGAAGCGAACGAATTTAAGCAGATGGAAACGAATAATGCGATTGTTGATAAAATAAGCAGTATAAATAACTCGCATTTCGATAGCTTATTGgagaaaaagaacattttatcCGATGTGTATGACGGAGTGGACAAAAAGTTCTTCTCTTCTACCTGTCTCGATGCCAATACCAATTATTCAAGTTTGCTTAATCAACGGCAGAG GCTTTCTAATGGTACGTCTACGATATCTACGATAGAATCGAACAAG ATGGAAATTTCGTCGGATACTTCACACTCCGAAGGGGAACTATACATGCCAAGTTCCGGTTCGTATTCTCTCGGAGAAGTTCGAATGTTGACAAAGATTCGATCAGATGGCGAAAACACCGATGATTTCGATAATAACGTCGCGATTTTCGTTACGAAAGAGATGTTGGCTTCTTGGAACGAATCTTCGAag tcTCTCATACAGAGCATGggggaaatttaa